Proteins encoded together in one Anaerotignum propionicum DSM 1682 window:
- a CDS encoding aminotransferase class I/II-fold pyridoxal phosphate-dependent enzyme: MSSMYQVLGIAPEVEAFCEQILEDLKERFQSIDSIAEYNQCKVIAAMQKERVDASCFAGSTGYGYNDAGRDTLERVYAACFQTETALVRPQITCGTHALAVALSANLLPGDELLSPAGKPYDTLEEVIGIRESPCSLKEYGVSYRQVDLLEGGSFDYENIRKAINEKTKLITIQRSKGYQMRPTFSVEKIGELIAFVKEIKPDVICMVDNCYGEFVEKIEPSNVGADMIVGSLIKNPGGGLAPVGGYICGTQACIDRCAYRLSAPGLGQEVGASLDLMRSLYQGFFLSPNVVAGALKGAIFAANVYEKLGFRVIPNSLESRHDIIQAVELGTAEGVIAFCEGIQAAAPVDSYVKPVPYAMPGYNCDVIMAAGAFVQGSSIELSADGPIRPPYSVYFQGGLTWFHAKFGIMMSLQKLYEKNLVEIKM; this comes from the coding sequence ATGAGCAGTATGTATCAAGTATTAGGAATTGCCCCAGAGGTAGAAGCATTTTGTGAACAGATATTGGAAGACTTAAAGGAACGTTTTCAGAGTATTGATTCTATAGCGGAGTACAATCAGTGCAAGGTCATTGCGGCAATGCAAAAGGAACGGGTGGATGCCTCCTGTTTTGCAGGAAGCACAGGTTATGGTTATAATGACGCAGGCAGGGATACTTTGGAGCGAGTGTATGCCGCATGTTTTCAAACGGAGACGGCTTTGGTACGTCCTCAAATCACTTGCGGAACCCATGCGCTGGCAGTTGCTCTTTCGGCGAATTTATTGCCTGGGGACGAGCTTCTTTCTCCGGCAGGAAAGCCTTATGATACTTTGGAGGAGGTCATAGGTATTCGTGAATCACCCTGTTCTTTGAAGGAATATGGTGTGAGCTATCGTCAGGTTGATTTGTTAGAGGGTGGATCCTTTGATTATGAAAATATTCGTAAGGCAATCAATGAAAAAACCAAGCTGATTACCATTCAACGTTCCAAGGGATATCAGATGCGCCCAACCTTTTCGGTTGAAAAAATCGGTGAGCTTATAGCCTTTGTAAAGGAAATAAAACCAGATGTAATTTGTATGGTTGACAATTGCTATGGTGAGTTTGTTGAAAAAATAGAACCCTCCAATGTTGGTGCAGATATGATTGTCGGCTCTTTGATTAAAAATCCAGGAGGTGGATTGGCACCTGTAGGTGGCTATATCTGTGGAACACAAGCTTGTATTGACCGCTGTGCTTATCGTTTGAGTGCACCGGGATTGGGTCAAGAAGTTGGTGCCAGCTTAGATTTGATGCGTTCTTTGTATCAAGGGTTTTTCCTCTCCCCTAATGTGGTGGCAGGAGCACTAAAAGGAGCCATATTCGCCGCAAATGTTTATGAAAAGCTTGGATTCCGTGTAATCCCAAACAGTTTGGAATCTCGCCACGACATCATTCAGGCGGTGGAGTTGGGTACTGCAGAGGGCGTTATTGCTTTTTGCGAGGGCATACAGGCGGCGGCACCTGTGGATAGCTATGTTAAGCCTGTGCCTTATGCAATGCCAGGTTATAATTGTGATGTTATTATGGCCGCTGGGGCGTTTGTACAGGGTTCTTCTATAGAACTGAGCGCCGATGGCCCTATTCGACCACCGTATTCTGTCTATTTTCAAGGTGGGTTAACTTGGTTTCATGCAAAATTCGGTATTATGATGTCATTGCAAAAGTTGTATGAAAAAAATCTGGTGGAAATCAAAATGTAG
- a CDS encoding DNA topoisomerase III yields the protein MGRILVVAEKPSVARDIAKTLGAGQKGDGCLLGEKYVVSWAIGHLVTLAEPEEYGENFKKWSFASLPIIPDEMELKAIKNTRSQLKVLHKWMNDKEITSIICATDSGREGELIFRYIYEITKCNKPFQRLWISSMTEQAIKEGFANLKDGTAYDLLYHSAKCRSEADWLVGMNATRAYTLRYHVLLSIGRVQTPTLALIVDKQKEINAFVSKDYYEIQTVFDGFHGFWIDEEEQTKIENEAVAKEISDKINAQDSLVTKVEKEEKRIPAPLLYDLTELQRECNRKFGYSAKKTLDIAQSLYEKRKMITYPRTDSRYLSDDMKGKVQNTMKRLGESQPFEEFATPLINGAKLLFTKRIIDNSKVTDHHAIIPTDVRPRLDSLAEEEKNVFLLVAARFISAFYPHYRYEVTKVYFTCQDERLLSKGTVVLEEGWQGVERKLVPMKGKKEKGNEEQKLPPLTEGELHKIKEAKVLKKKTTPPKAYTESSLLSAMENAGRFVEDETLKEQMKDSGLGTPATRAAIIERLLSVGYITRKGKNLIPTEKGMQLIQVVPEELRSPQTTGKWEKGLSSIAKGNMEEERFMASIKRYVSFLVEDAIKRKTDIVFPEEAKMGAKKGGKSLGKCPICKDGDVLENSKAYFCGKWKTGCKFTVWKDSLTPYGIELNSKTIQKLLKEEKIPDVSVTLPQTGEKGKSTMIFSADGKGQIELMDFTRDEMIEGKESSQANEGE from the coding sequence ATGGGCAGAATATTAGTGGTAGCGGAGAAGCCATCGGTGGCTCGGGATATCGCTAAAACACTGGGCGCAGGGCAAAAAGGCGACGGTTGTTTACTGGGTGAAAAGTATGTGGTTTCGTGGGCAATAGGTCATCTGGTTACGCTGGCAGAGCCAGAGGAATATGGCGAAAATTTTAAGAAATGGAGCTTTGCTTCCTTGCCCATTATTCCCGATGAAATGGAACTAAAGGCGATTAAAAATACCCGTTCTCAATTGAAGGTATTGCATAAGTGGATGAATGACAAAGAGATTACGTCAATCATTTGCGCAACAGATAGCGGACGAGAGGGCGAGTTAATCTTCCGATATATATACGAAATCACAAAGTGCAATAAGCCATTTCAACGCCTTTGGATATCAAGTATGACAGAACAGGCAATCAAAGAGGGTTTTGCCAACTTAAAGGACGGCACAGCCTATGATTTATTATATCATTCTGCCAAGTGCCGTTCGGAAGCGGACTGGCTGGTTGGCATGAATGCCACAAGGGCATATACATTGCGTTATCATGTTCTTTTAAGCATTGGTCGAGTGCAAACGCCTACTTTGGCATTAATCGTGGACAAGCAAAAAGAAATCAATGCCTTTGTTTCTAAGGACTATTATGAAATACAGACGGTTTTTGACGGGTTTCATGGCTTTTGGATTGATGAAGAGGAACAAACCAAAATTGAAAATGAAGCTGTAGCGAAAGAAATATCTGATAAGATAAATGCACAAGATTCGCTTGTGACTAAAGTGGAAAAGGAAGAGAAAAGGATACCAGCCCCTCTGTTGTATGATTTAACGGAGCTTCAGCGAGAATGCAATAGAAAGTTCGGATATTCTGCAAAGAAGACATTAGATATTGCCCAAAGTCTTTATGAAAAAAGAAAAATGATTACCTATCCCAGAACAGATAGCCGTTATTTGAGCGATGACATGAAGGGAAAGGTTCAAAATACCATGAAACGACTTGGCGAGAGCCAGCCCTTTGAAGAATTTGCCACCCCGTTGATCAATGGAGCAAAACTGTTGTTTACCAAGAGGATTATTGACAATTCTAAAGTTACGGATCACCATGCCATTATACCAACGGATGTGCGACCTCGGTTAGATAGCTTAGCGGAAGAGGAAAAAAATGTGTTTCTTTTGGTAGCCGCCAGATTTATCAGTGCATTTTATCCTCATTATCGCTATGAGGTGACTAAGGTATATTTTACTTGTCAGGATGAACGTCTTTTATCCAAAGGAACAGTAGTTTTGGAAGAGGGCTGGCAAGGCGTGGAACGAAAGCTTGTTCCGATGAAAGGGAAAAAAGAAAAGGGAAACGAGGAACAAAAGCTTCCTCCTTTGACAGAGGGAGAGCTTCATAAAATTAAGGAAGCCAAGGTGTTGAAGAAGAAAACAACCCCTCCCAAAGCATATACAGAAAGCAGTTTGCTTTCCGCAATGGAAAATGCAGGCCGCTTCGTGGAAGATGAAACTTTGAAAGAACAAATGAAGGACAGTGGCTTAGGAACTCCCGCAACTAGAGCAGCAATTATTGAGCGATTGCTCTCCGTTGGCTACATCACAAGAAAAGGAAAAAATCTGATACCTACGGAAAAGGGTATGCAATTAATTCAAGTTGTACCTGAGGAATTACGTTCTCCCCAAACAACAGGGAAATGGGAAAAGGGTCTTTCCTCCATTGCCAAGGGAAACATGGAGGAAGAACGGTTTATGGCAAGCATTAAGCGGTATGTATCCTTCCTTGTGGAAGATGCAATAAAAAGGAAAACAGATATTGTTTTTCCGGAAGAAGCAAAAATGGGGGCAAAAAAGGGTGGAAAGTCTCTTGGGAAATGTCCAATTTGTAAGGATGGTGACGTGCTGGAGAACAGTAAAGCATATTTTTGCGGGAAGTGGAAAACTGGCTGCAAATTCACCGTTTGGAAGGACAGCCTTACCCCCTATGGAATCGAGCTAAATAGCAAAACAATTCAGAAGTTATTAAAAGAAGAGAAAATTCCCGATGTTTCGGTTACCTTACCTCAAACTGGTGAAAAAGGGAAGTCAACTATGATTTTTTCAGCGGATGGTAAGGGTCAAATTGAATTGATGGATTTTACAAGGGATGAAATGATAGAGGGAAAGGAATCTTCCCAAGCAAATGAAGGAGAGTAG
- a CDS encoding DegV family protein, with product MRPYQVISDSSCDIGPEYIKQANLGVVPFFVSFDGETYYKEIYELTPDAFYDKINEHGIFPKTSQPTIHDYIDVFEPYLKEGKDILCLCLTSNFSGSYQSAMNAKNILSETYPEARIEVLDSRNVTGIQGLLVWEVIRMRDEGYTLDQQLEKIDALKVTTKINFTVDSLEHLQKGGRIGKAAALAGTILNIKPIIVAQHGELFPESKVRGHKKALRTIMEMTREEIGNKKDEYRVLLIYAEKERKEATEELAEELSAEGFELAVPPLAQVGITIGTHAGPTAIGICYIKKHELI from the coding sequence ATGAGACCATATCAAGTTATTTCCGACAGCTCTTGTGATATTGGGCCGGAATATATAAAGCAAGCCAATCTGGGGGTAGTACCCTTTTTTGTTTCCTTTGATGGGGAAACATATTATAAAGAAATTTATGAATTAACACCAGATGCTTTCTACGACAAAATTAATGAACATGGCATATTTCCAAAAACATCTCAACCAACCATTCATGACTATATTGATGTTTTTGAACCATATCTAAAAGAAGGTAAAGATATTCTATGTTTATGCTTAACTTCTAATTTTAGCGGCTCTTACCAGAGTGCAATGAATGCAAAAAACATTTTATCCGAAACTTATCCTGAAGCTCGCATTGAGGTTTTGGATTCCAGAAATGTGACAGGCATTCAAGGCTTACTGGTTTGGGAAGTAATCCGAATGCGGGATGAAGGATATACTTTAGATCAGCAACTAGAAAAAATTGATGCTTTAAAAGTCACTACCAAAATCAACTTTACCGTGGATTCTTTGGAACACCTGCAAAAAGGTGGGCGCATCGGCAAAGCCGCAGCTTTAGCTGGAACCATTTTAAACATCAAACCAATTATTGTTGCACAGCATGGTGAACTATTCCCGGAAAGTAAGGTGAGAGGTCATAAAAAGGCGCTTCGCACCATTATGGAAATGACCCGTGAGGAAATTGGCAATAAAAAAGACGAATATCGTGTACTTTTGATTTATGCAGAAAAAGAACGTAAAGAAGCCACAGAAGAGCTGGCAGAAGAATTATCGGCTGAAGGCTTTGAATTAGCTGTTCCCCCATTGGCACAAGTGGGCATTACCATTGGAACCCATGCAGGCCCCACTGCGATTGGAATTTGTTACATCAAAAAACATGAACTCATTTAA